In the Desulfobacterales bacterium genome, CGGTTTTGGCCGCCCCTATCACCTCATTAAATCCCATGATTGCGGCCGGATGGGTATCCGGACTGGTGGAAGCGGTTTCCAGAAAGCCCAAGGTCAAGGATTTTGAAAGTTTATCCGAGGATATCCTCTCCATCAAAGGATTCTGGAAAAACAAGGTGACTCGGGTTCTGCTGGTGGTGGTGTTCACCAACCTGGGAAGCTCCATCGGCACCTTTGTTGCCATTCCCCTCATGGCCAAGGTGTTTTAGAAGCCATATTTAAGCATTTTGGCTCTGTGGGGTAAACTTCAGACCGACTTCGTTTTCCTGCTCCCAAATAATTTCAGCTTCCACCATCCGGGTGTCGCCGTCGGAGAATTCCAAAACGCCGGAAACCTTTTTGTCCATGATGGGCTCACCGTCATTTTTAAAGCGGAGTCCTTCCTTGGACATGTCCAGCACTTCGTATGAATGGGTTCCGATTTTAAGTGTGGCTTTGTCTTTCGGGGCATAAATCAGATTGTATCTGAAATATTGTCTGCGTTCAGGTCCGTCATACTTTGTTTTTTTCATTTTATTTGTTTTAAATCCTTTCAGTGATCAGTTCCCCGTCCGTTTTTTTGCCAGCAAGCTGCGACAAACGCGCCGGTATCGAGATTTTGCGAACGTCCGCGGAGTTCCTTTTCAACGGCCTCATCAGGAGGATCTTCCTTTTCAAAATAGACGGCCGTTTTTGCATTGCCGCCAGAAGGGCCGTAACTGAGCAGCTCCCGGGGGGATCTGAAATGTGCATTTTCCAGAATATGCTTCTGGCCCCGTTGGGTTTTAGCCTTGCGGCGGCCGGCCCAGGGGCTGAGACGGTTCAAAGTGGCAACCACGACCAGGCCCCCCTGCCGGGTGACGCGAAAGAGCTCATTTACGGCTTTTGGGGCATCCTTGATGAACTCCAGCGCCGTTATCGAAACCGTTTTGTCAAAAGTGTTGTCGTAAAAAGGCAAATTCAGCATGTCTCCCTGAACGCCCTGGAAGGGATCTCCGCCGGCTTTTTTCCGGGCCTGATGGAGCATGGGGCTGGAAAGTTCAAGACCCACCACCCGGGCGCCGGCCGAGAGAAGATCGCGTGTAAAGATCCCCGTACCGCAGCCGGCATCGAGTATTTTTTCGTCCGGTGCAGGGCTTAAGAGTTCGTTGACCAGACCGCCTTCAAACTCCTTTATGAGCCGGCCGATGGGGGTCGTGAACCATTGATCGTACCGCTCCGGCCAGTCGTCAAAAAGTTTTTTTGTCGCCATGTTAAAAGCGTTTCCTTCACCGTCCCGGGGGAATGTTCAGCGGCTTACCGGCACGGCCTTTCAGAAGCCTCTTCCCGGGACCATTTTTCCACGAAAAATTCTGTAAGCTCAATATTCATGCCGGCCTTTTGCGATGCTTCCACCAGCAGATTCCGCGTGGCGTCGACCTTGGGCTGGTTCCGGAGGAGGGCATAGATTTTGACGGCACGCTTAAAATACCCGACGGCCAGTTCCGCATAGCCCCGGCTGAGGTGGACGGATCCGATCGCGGCCAGATCGTCGGCCGTGCCCATGTAATAAGAAGATGACCGATCGGCGGACAGGGCCGCTTTGAAATGATGGATGGCTTCACCGGGGCGGTCTGTTTTTACCATTAAAGTCCCCAGCGCAAAATTGACA is a window encoding:
- a CDS encoding PilZ domain-containing protein; amino-acid sequence: MKKTKYDGPERRQYFRYNLIYAPKDKATLKIGTHSYEVLDMSKEGLRFKNDGEPIMDKKVSGVLEFSDGDTRMVEAEIIWEQENEVGLKFTPQSQNA
- a CDS encoding class I SAM-dependent methyltransferase — its product is MATKKLFDDWPERYDQWFTTPIGRLIKEFEGGLVNELLSPAPDEKILDAGCGTGIFTRDLLSAGARVVGLELSSPMLHQARKKAGGDPFQGVQGDMLNLPFYDNTFDKTVSITALEFIKDAPKAVNELFRVTRQGGLVVVATLNRLSPWAGRRKAKTQRGQKHILENAHFRSPRELLSYGPSGGNAKTAVYFEKEDPPDEAVEKELRGRSQNLDTGAFVAACWQKNGRGTDH